In Sporomusaceae bacterium, a single genomic region encodes these proteins:
- a CDS encoding mandelate racemase/muconate lactonizing enzyme family protein, which translates to MKITSVDIIEVANDFYSGMSKWRPIVVRINTDEGISGFGEVGLAYGVGASAGFGMAKDLAKIIIGMDPMKNEAIWDKMQKKTFWGQGGGTIFSAGMSGIDIALWDIKGKAYNMPLYQLLGGKTRDKIRSYASQLQFGWGEGKDKSMLVEPKEYADVALAAVAEGYDAIKVDPIGMDEKGNWNQRNLFGVLSDKPLRMAYDRLKAMREAVGPDVDIIVEMHAFTDTAAAIQFGRMIEELGVFYYEEPVMPLNPKQMKKVADSVNLPIAAGERIYTRWGYRPFFEDGSLDVIQPDICTCGGLTEVKKICDMAHVYDVTVQIHVCGGPISTAAALHVEAAIPNFIIHELHRYALLEANTNSCKYNYMPSGGMYEVPDLPGLGQELTAEAIKTSIVETVK; encoded by the coding sequence GTGAAGATTACCAGCGTCGATATTATCGAGGTCGCAAACGATTTTTATTCCGGCATGAGCAAGTGGCGTCCGATCGTGGTTCGCATCAACACCGACGAGGGGATATCCGGTTTTGGCGAAGTCGGGCTGGCTTATGGGGTCGGTGCGTCGGCGGGCTTCGGGATGGCCAAGGACCTGGCGAAAATCATCATCGGCATGGACCCGATGAAGAACGAAGCCATCTGGGACAAGATGCAGAAGAAAACTTTCTGGGGCCAGGGCGGCGGCACGATCTTCTCCGCCGGCATGAGCGGCATCGATATCGCGCTATGGGACATCAAGGGAAAAGCTTACAACATGCCGCTATACCAGTTGCTGGGCGGGAAAACGCGGGACAAGATAAGGAGCTATGCCAGCCAGCTCCAGTTCGGCTGGGGCGAAGGCAAAGACAAGTCCATGCTCGTCGAGCCGAAAGAGTATGCGGATGTGGCTCTCGCCGCCGTAGCGGAAGGCTACGATGCTATCAAGGTCGACCCGATAGGGATGGACGAAAAGGGGAACTGGAACCAGCGCAACCTGTTCGGCGTCCTTTCCGACAAACCCCTGCGGATGGCTTACGACAGGCTCAAAGCTATGCGCGAGGCCGTCGGCCCCGACGTGGACATTATCGTGGAGATGCACGCTTTCACCGATACCGCCGCCGCCATCCAGTTCGGCAGAATGATCGAAGAATTAGGGGTGTTCTACTACGAGGAACCGGTGATGCCGCTCAACCCCAAGCAGATGAAGAAGGTGGCGGACAGCGTCAACCTGCCGATCGCCGCCGGCGAGAGAATCTACACGCGCTGGGGTTACCGGCCGTTTTTCGAGGACGGTTCGCTTGACGTCATCCAGCCGGACATCTGCACCTGCGGCGGGCTGACCGAAGTGAAGAAAATTTGCGATATGGCGCATGTCTACGACGTGACCGTCCAGATCCACGTCTGTGGCGGGCCGATTTCCACCGCCGCCGCCCTCCACGTCGAGGCCGCTATCCCGAACTTCATCATCCACGAACTGCATCGGTACGCCCTGCTGGAGGCGAACACGAACAGCTGCAAATATAACTACATGCCCAGCGGCGGCATGTACGAAGTCCCCGACCTGCCCGGGCTGGGGCAGGAACTGACGGCGGAAGCAATCAAAACCTCGATCGTCGAGACGGTGAAATAG
- a CDS encoding mandelate racemase/muconate lactonizing enzyme family protein, protein MKITSVDVFQVTTGKPPLKGDYWKPVVVRVNTDEGISGFGEVGLAYAIGAEAGFAMSVEFARLIIGRDPMNNEQIWDKLHKKTFWGQGGGTVIFGGISGLDIALWDIKGKALGVPVYQLLGGNTQRKLRTYASQLQFGWGKEARVLTEPEQYAQAALDAVRDGYDCIKVDPIAFDREGKWARWNLNGILSDVQVKTAYNRLKAMREAIGPEKDIICELHAYTDATAAIQLGRAIEDLGIFCIEEPVMPLNPEMMKLIADNVKIPLASGERIYTRWGYKPFFDNRSLRIIQPDLGLVGGFTEGKKICDFAHLHDVTVQAHICGGPIATAAALQLEAAIPNFIIHEHHQAAMLEENIAIGKHNYQPVNGYFDIPSLPGIGQEMSEEAMKAAICVTVK, encoded by the coding sequence ATGAAAATTACCAGCGTTGACGTTTTTCAGGTCACTACAGGCAAGCCCCCGCTGAAGGGCGATTACTGGAAGCCGGTCGTGGTCCGCGTGAACACCGACGAGGGCATCAGCGGTTTCGGCGAGGTCGGTCTGGCATACGCGATCGGCGCGGAGGCCGGTTTCGCGATGAGCGTCGAATTCGCCAGGCTGATCATCGGCCGCGATCCGATGAACAACGAGCAAATCTGGGACAAACTGCACAAGAAAACTTTTTGGGGCCAGGGCGGCGGTACCGTTATCTTCGGCGGCATCAGCGGCCTGGATATCGCCTTGTGGGATATCAAAGGCAAGGCTTTGGGGGTTCCCGTGTATCAGTTGCTTGGCGGGAACACGCAGCGGAAGCTGCGGACATATGCCAGTCAGCTGCAATTCGGCTGGGGCAAGGAGGCCCGTGTCCTGACGGAACCGGAGCAATATGCGCAGGCGGCTTTGGATGCCGTGCGCGACGGATACGACTGCATCAAGGTGGACCCGATCGCCTTCGACCGCGAAGGCAAATGGGCCAGGTGGAATTTGAACGGAATACTGTCGGACGTGCAGGTGAAAACCGCGTATAACCGCCTGAAGGCCATGCGCGAGGCGATCGGCCCCGAAAAGGACATAATCTGCGAACTCCACGCCTATACGGATGCCACCGCTGCTATCCAGCTGGGGCGGGCGATCGAAGATCTGGGCATTTTTTGCATCGAGGAACCTGTCATGCCACTCAACCCGGAGATGATGAAACTGATCGCCGATAACGTGAAAATACCGCTGGCCAGCGGCGAAAGAATATACACCCGCTGGGGGTACAAGCCGTTTTTCGACAACCGTTCGCTACGGATCATTCAACCTGACCTAGGCCTTGTGGGAGGGTTCACGGAAGGCAAAAAGATCTGCGATTTCGCCCACCTACACGATGTCACCGTCCAGGCCCACATCTGCGGCGGGCCTATAGCTACCGCGGCCGCTCTACAACTGGAAGCCGCCATCCCGAACTTCATCATTCACGAACACCACCAGGCGGCTATGCTGGAGGAAAATATCGCCATTGGCAAGCATAACTATCAACCGGTGAACGGTTATTTCGACATCCCCAGTCTGCCGGGGATCGGGCAGGAAATGAGCGAAGAGGCGATGAAGGCGGCAATTTGCGTCACTGTCAAGTAA
- a CDS encoding 2-oxoacid:acceptor oxidoreductase family protein yields the protein MEKSVLIAGFGGQGVMLIGRLLGHAAAGGGKSATFYPSYGPEQRGGTANCTVVLSDEEIGSPIVKQADIVIVMNEPSLAKFENSVKPNGTLIVNSSLVERREVRKDIKTIWLPANEIAEAIGYGKAANMVMMGCCVAESKVLDLEMAVGAITQRMNSDSGALEKNISALRKGLEYSG from the coding sequence GTGGAGAAGAGTGTACTTATCGCCGGCTTCGGCGGGCAAGGGGTAATGCTTATCGGGCGGTTACTCGGCCACGCGGCCGCCGGCGGCGGCAAAAGCGCCACCTTCTATCCGTCGTACGGTCCGGAGCAGCGCGGGGGCACGGCCAATTGCACCGTCGTCCTGTCCGACGAAGAAATCGGCTCGCCCATTGTCAAGCAGGCCGACATCGTCATCGTGATGAACGAGCCGTCGCTGGCCAAGTTCGAAAACAGCGTCAAGCCCAACGGCACTTTGATTGTGAACAGTTCGTTGGTCGAACGGCGCGAAGTCAGAAAAGATATAAAGACGATCTGGCTCCCCGCCAACGAGATCGCCGAGGCGATCGGCTACGGCAAAGCCGCCAACATGGTCATGATGGGTTGCTGCGTGGCCGAGAGCAAAGTGCTTGACCTCGAAATGGCTGTCGGGGCGATAACCCAGCGGATGAACAGCGACAGCGGCGCCCTTGAAAAAAACATCAGCGCCCTCAGGAAGGGCTTGGAGTATTCCGGCTGA
- a CDS encoding thiamine pyrophosphate-dependent enzyme translates to MQKIYAKPESLNKVSSPYCPGCLHGVAQKLMAQALDSLGLREKSIIVMGVGCVSLGRTYFNMDMVPAAHGRAPAVATGVKRIRPDRFVFTYQGDGDLAAIGTSEIIHCANRGENITTLFINNATYGMTGGQMAPTTLVGQTSTTTPAGRDPKTTGYPLKMAEIIATLEAPAYVARFALNSPANILKAAKGIETAFRMQVENKGFSFVELLSNCPTNWHMKPLDALATIEKNMIPYYPLGEFKVRK, encoded by the coding sequence ATGCAAAAAATCTACGCGAAACCAGAATCACTCAACAAGGTAAGCAGTCCCTACTGCCCGGGATGCCTCCACGGGGTCGCCCAGAAGCTCATGGCTCAGGCTCTCGACAGCCTGGGGCTGCGAGAGAAGTCCATCATCGTCATGGGGGTCGGCTGCGTCAGCCTGGGCCGCACATATTTCAACATGGACATGGTTCCCGCCGCCCACGGGCGGGCGCCCGCCGTGGCGACGGGAGTCAAACGCATCCGGCCGGACAGGTTTGTTTTCACATATCAGGGAGACGGGGACCTGGCGGCGATAGGGACGTCCGAGATTATCCACTGCGCCAACCGCGGCGAGAACATCACGACGTTATTCATCAACAACGCCACCTACGGCATGACCGGCGGACAGATGGCCCCCACCACGCTGGTCGGGCAGACCTCCACCACCACCCCCGCCGGCAGAGACCCGAAGACGACGGGATACCCGCTCAAAATGGCGGAGATAATCGCGACCCTGGAAGCGCCCGCCTACGTCGCCCGCTTTGCGCTGAATTCGCCGGCGAACATTTTGAAAGCGGCTAAGGGCATCGAGACCGCCTTCAGAATGCAGGTGGAGAACAAAGGCTTTTCGTTCGTGGAGCTGTTGTCCAACTGCCCCACCAATTGGCATATGAAACCGCTGGACGCGCTGGCGACGATTGAGAAGAACATGATCCCTTATTACCCGCTCGGCGAGTTCAAGGTGCGTAAATAG
- the vorB gene encoding 3-methyl-2-oxobutanoate dehydrogenase subunit VorB, whose translation MGKQFIKGCEAIAEAAIRAGCTFYAGYPITPQNEIPEYMSARMPDLGRTFIQGESEIASISMLYGASAVGARVMTSSSGPGMALKAEGISYLASADLPAVIVNVSRSGPGMGKISPAQTDYWFSVKASGHGGYKTMVFAPANVQEAVNLTYEAFDYADRDRNPVIVLADGIIGAMMESVSLPEFKTVFPDKSGWVADGCEAREPRIIKNSAVDNETWEKYKISRAGMYESWRKNDVRVEEYLVEDAEFILTGYGTCARIAKTAVRELRAEGMKVGLIRPITLQPFPYESYRRLDPARVRAILDVEMSIPVQMIEDVQLGVCNKIPVFPLGRDGGFTPLHQDIITEMKRISAGQGGE comes from the coding sequence ATGGGTAAGCAGTTCATAAAGGGATGCGAGGCGATCGCCGAAGCAGCCATCCGGGCAGGATGCACGTTTTATGCCGGATACCCGATCACCCCTCAAAACGAAATACCGGAATACATGTCGGCCAGGATGCCGGATTTGGGAAGGACCTTCATTCAAGGGGAAAGCGAAATAGCGTCGATCAGCATGCTCTATGGCGCGTCGGCGGTCGGTGCGCGGGTCATGACCTCTTCCTCGGGTCCAGGGATGGCGCTCAAGGCGGAAGGAATATCCTACCTCGCCTCCGCCGACCTTCCGGCTGTCATAGTCAACGTCAGCCGCTCCGGCCCGGGGATGGGCAAAATTTCCCCGGCGCAGACAGACTATTGGTTCTCCGTGAAGGCATCAGGCCATGGCGGCTACAAGACCATGGTATTTGCCCCGGCCAACGTGCAAGAAGCCGTTAACCTGACGTACGAAGCTTTCGATTATGCCGACAGGGACCGGAACCCGGTCATTGTCCTCGCCGACGGCATTATCGGTGCGATGATGGAATCCGTTTCGTTGCCGGAATTCAAGACGGTTTTCCCCGACAAGAGCGGCTGGGTCGCCGACGGCTGCGAGGCACGCGAGCCGAGAATCATCAAGAATTCGGCGGTCGATAATGAGACCTGGGAAAAGTATAAAATTTCCCGGGCCGGAATGTACGAAAGCTGGCGGAAGAACGACGTGCGCGTGGAGGAGTATCTGGTCGAAGACGCCGAGTTCATCCTCACCGGCTACGGGACATGCGCCAGAATAGCCAAAACCGCCGTCCGCGAACTCAGGGCCGAGGGTATGAAAGTCGGCCTGATCCGCCCAATCACCTTGCAGCCGTTCCCGTATGAGAGCTATCGGCGGCTCGACCCTGCGAGAGTCCGCGCCATACTCGACGTCGAGATGAGCATCCCCGTCCAGATGATCGAAGACGTCCAACTGGGGGTATGCAATAAAATACCGGTATTTCCTCTGGGGCGCGACGGCGGATTCACCCCTTTGCATCAAGACATCATCACCGAGATGAAACGAATTTCCGCCGGCCAGGGGGGCGAGTAG
- a CDS encoding 4Fe-4S binding protein, with product MARIDVAQELCKGCGFCVEYCPQKIVQMKKETNSKGYTYAYQTDGDKCTGCKICAVVCPEAAIEVYK from the coding sequence ATGGCTAGAATCGATGTGGCGCAGGAACTATGCAAGGGCTGTGGCTTCTGCGTCGAATATTGTCCGCAAAAAATCGTCCAGATGAAAAAGGAAACCAATTCCAAGGGATATACCTATGCATATCAGACGGATGGAGATAAATGCACCGGCTGCAAAATCTGCGCGGTCGTTTGCCCCGAAGCAGCTATTGAAGTCTACAAGTAG
- a CDS encoding lactate racemase domain-containing protein: MGILTELLQDVALPKMVKVRQHFTVNELQDAAGALRKGIYEAGVTGRIKPGMRVAVAVGSRGMAELPLLVKVVVEELRSCGAEPFVVPAMGSHGGATAGGQTEMLASLGVTESSVGCPIVSSMDVVEIGVLDNGLAVLLDKNAFDADGIVLINRIKPHTAFVGTYESGLVKMMAIGLGKHQGAASCHALGFKHMAENIFQMARVHLKKANYLFGIATVENAYDRLDRIAVVPAADILAVEPGLLAEAKKNMPRILLQPIDVLIVDQLGKEFSGGGMDPNVTGGGPLPSQHRPARLVALDLTERSHGNAIGVGNAHFTTRRLFEKVDLAATYANCITATIVESGRIPLIMDSDSLAIKGAVKTCKVAALEKVRIVRVSNTLHLSEIYVSENMTAEAEQHPDVTVAGQPAEWLFDADGNLPDIGSW; encoded by the coding sequence GTGGGCATTCTCACCGAACTGCTGCAGGACGTTGCCTTGCCTAAAATGGTGAAGGTCAGACAGCATTTTACCGTCAACGAACTGCAAGATGCAGCCGGCGCATTGCGGAAGGGCATATATGAGGCCGGCGTAACCGGACGGATAAAACCGGGCATGCGGGTCGCCGTAGCGGTCGGCAGCCGCGGAATGGCCGAGCTTCCCCTGCTGGTGAAAGTCGTCGTCGAGGAGCTAAGAAGCTGCGGAGCGGAGCCGTTCGTGGTGCCGGCGATGGGCAGTCACGGCGGCGCTACCGCCGGAGGGCAAACCGAGATGCTGGCCAGCCTGGGCGTAACAGAGTCCAGCGTCGGCTGCCCCATAGTATCCTCGATGGACGTAGTGGAAATCGGCGTTCTGGACAACGGACTTGCGGTACTCTTGGATAAGAATGCCTTCGATGCCGACGGCATTGTGCTGATCAACCGGATAAAGCCGCATACCGCCTTTGTCGGGACATACGAAAGCGGCCTGGTCAAAATGATGGCGATCGGACTTGGCAAACACCAAGGCGCGGCTTCCTGCCATGCGCTCGGCTTCAAGCATATGGCGGAAAACATATTCCAGATGGCGCGGGTCCATCTAAAGAAGGCCAATTATCTGTTCGGCATCGCGACAGTGGAAAACGCCTACGACCGGCTCGACCGAATCGCCGTCGTCCCGGCCGCTGACATCCTTGCGGTCGAGCCCGGCCTGCTTGCCGAAGCCAAGAAAAATATGCCCAGGATCCTGCTGCAGCCTATCGATGTCCTCATCGTCGACCAGCTTGGCAAAGAATTTTCGGGCGGCGGGATGGACCCGAATGTCACCGGGGGCGGGCCGCTGCCCTCCCAGCATCGCCCTGCGCGGCTGGTGGCGCTGGATTTGACGGAGCGCAGCCACGGCAACGCCATAGGGGTGGGCAACGCCCATTTCACTACCCGCCGGTTATTTGAAAAAGTCGATCTCGCTGCAACCTATGCCAATTGTATTACGGCGACGATCGTCGAGTCGGGGCGGATACCATTGATCATGGATTCGGACAGCCTGGCGATCAAGGGCGCGGTCAAGACTTGCAAGGTCGCCGCTCTGGAAAAGGTCCGCATCGTGCGTGTTTCCAATACCCTGCATCTGTCCGAAATATACGTGTCGGAAAATATGACTGCCGAGGCCGAGCAGCACCCTGACGTTACCGTCGCCGGGCAGCCGGCCGAGTGGCTATTTGACGCGGACGGCAACTTGCCCGACATCGGCAGCTGGTGA
- a CDS encoding TRAP transporter large permease, whose product MITVLLVVSAIMLLMGVPIGIGLAIGILVALLVDPVTTPVFFAQVMYSGFGEYALTALPCFILAGSVMETGGLSRRLVDVAQKMVGNTVGGLGSVTVLACMFFGAISGSSPATVAAIGIIMIPEMIKRGYGKHYATGLVAAAGGLGIVVPPSIPLILYGIVNNVSIGNLFLGGFGPALVIGALLVLVNMYLSKKKGYVGTNEPFNIATLAKAAWEAKWALAMPLIILGGIYGGVFTPTEAAVVAVVYGVIVGRWVYGELTWPSIWKALINNVSLTGGIMMTLAPSMVLGTVFSFTGVPEAIQETMQQISNNKYVILALIDFILLIMGMFLTTSPAMIIVSPILLQVVTPYGVDPIHFGLVMTIGLELGFVTPPVALNLFVASGMTGLSVDSITRAAIPFILCTLLGLIIVTFCPEVTLYLLRLLGAM is encoded by the coding sequence ATGATAACAGTTTTGCTGGTCGTATCCGCGATCATGTTGCTTATGGGCGTGCCGATCGGCATCGGTCTGGCTATCGGCATTCTTGTCGCCCTTCTCGTTGACCCCGTAACCACACCGGTATTTTTTGCGCAGGTGATGTATTCCGGCTTCGGCGAGTACGCCTTGACGGCGCTCCCGTGCTTCATCCTCGCCGGCAGCGTCATGGAGACCGGGGGCTTATCCCGGCGTCTGGTCGACGTGGCCCAGAAAATGGTCGGCAACACCGTGGGTGGGCTTGGCTCGGTCACGGTGCTGGCCTGCATGTTCTTCGGCGCCATCTCCGGGTCTTCGCCGGCCACGGTGGCGGCCATCGGCATCATCATGATCCCCGAGATGATAAAACGGGGTTATGGCAAACATTACGCGACCGGCCTGGTGGCAGCGGCCGGCGGCCTCGGCATCGTCGTGCCGCCGAGCATCCCGCTAATCCTGTACGGGATCGTCAACAACGTCTCCATCGGCAATCTCTTTCTGGGCGGCTTCGGGCCGGCGCTCGTCATCGGCGCTTTGCTGGTGCTAGTTAATATGTACCTGTCGAAAAAGAAAGGCTACGTCGGTACAAACGAGCCCTTCAATATTGCAACACTCGCCAAAGCCGCCTGGGAAGCGAAGTGGGCGCTGGCTATGCCGCTGATCATCCTGGGGGGCATCTACGGCGGTGTGTTCACCCCCACGGAAGCCGCCGTCGTAGCGGTCGTCTACGGGGTTATCGTCGGCCGCTGGGTTTACGGGGAACTGACGTGGCCAAGCATCTGGAAGGCGTTGATCAATAATGTCTCGCTCACCGGCGGGATCATGATGACCCTGGCGCCGTCCATGGTTCTGGGGACCGTCTTCTCCTTCACCGGCGTTCCCGAAGCCATCCAGGAAACCATGCAGCAGATTTCCAACAACAAATATGTCATCCTAGCGCTGATCGATTTCATTCTTCTGATTATGGGCATGTTCCTGACGACCTCGCCGGCGATGATAATCGTGTCGCCAATCCTTCTCCAGGTAGTTACGCCGTACGGCGTCGATCCCATCCACTTCGGCCTGGTGATGACGATCGGCCTGGAGCTGGGTTTCGTCACGCCGCCGGTGGCTCTCAATCTCTTCGTGGCCTCAGGTATGACAGGCTTAAGTGTGGACAGCATCACCCGGGCGGCCATCCCCTTCATCTTATGCACCTTGCTCGGGCTGATAATAGTCACTTTCTGCCCGGAAGTCACTTTATACCTTTTGCGGCTGTTGGGAGCGATGTAG